The Flammeovirga agarivorans genome has a window encoding:
- a CDS encoding helix-turn-helix domain-containing protein has translation MIKTEFHIDQDLAPYVNCIMTGKNSEIHSHTNIPLYADGYPGIMFQQSDEGFYLLPQEKELSELFLYGQTIRPISLDVKGPHNYVVVQLYPFASKYLLNIDPKVLNDECYDLLQIEYLDIKGYQKQLRASVSTSEQVEIISTLMRELINKHNVVENDSVQKAISIILRHQGQLKVKTLLNELSLTERTLERNFKSYVGLSPKQFAKIIQFQFSLNQLTAANYEKLTDVGLDSGFTDQSHFIRTFKNYTGQTPSFYCRNL, from the coding sequence TTGATAAAAACAGAATTCCATATAGACCAAGATTTAGCTCCTTATGTGAACTGTATTATGACTGGAAAAAACAGTGAAATACATTCACATACAAATATTCCATTATATGCTGATGGCTACCCAGGAATAATGTTTCAACAATCTGATGAGGGGTTTTACTTATTGCCTCAGGAAAAAGAACTATCAGAATTATTTCTCTACGGACAAACAATTCGTCCTATTTCATTAGATGTGAAAGGACCACATAATTATGTTGTTGTGCAACTTTACCCTTTTGCCTCCAAATACCTACTCAACATAGACCCAAAAGTTCTAAATGATGAATGTTACGATTTACTTCAAATTGAATACCTCGATATTAAAGGTTACCAGAAACAATTAAGAGCATCAGTAAGTACATCAGAACAGGTGGAAATTATTTCGACATTAATGAGAGAATTAATTAACAAACATAACGTTGTAGAAAATGATTCGGTACAAAAAGCTATTTCGATAATTCTACGTCATCAAGGTCAGTTAAAAGTAAAAACTCTCTTAAATGAATTATCACTAACCGAACGAACACTTGAGAGAAACTTCAAATCATATGTAGGACTTTCACCCAAGCAATTTGCAAAAATAATCCAGTTTCAATTTTCTCTTAATCAACTTACCGCGGCCAATTATGAGAAGTTAACCGATGTGGGCTTAGACAGTGGCTTTACAGATCAATCTCATTTTATTCGAACTTTTAAAAATTATACGGGACAAACACCGTCTTTCTATTGTCGCAATCTATAG
- a CDS encoding carbohydrate binding domain-containing protein has protein sequence MKTLFTLVVTLFFSATLMAQDWKYIPIKGTTNAGFEKQSGPVKPISTLPGKGKKGVEGWYLPFTGSLVKESIVVTNKEAYNGDYSLQIKTNPNASVLYKGLLKHNPIKIKSPGRYKISFWVKASDTNAKIKIGSMISKDALEQTLKMNKQGKPFNLGDTKPKVVDLTLSKDWKQISRQVVVTKKDIEAGYEYIIPTLLMGGTPNVTFYIDEFRLEYVMKSTSK, from the coding sequence ATGAAAACTCTATTTACATTAGTAGTTACCTTATTTTTTAGTGCCACATTGATGGCTCAGGATTGGAAATATATTCCAATTAAAGGGACGACAAATGCAGGATTTGAGAAACAATCTGGACCCGTTAAACCAATTTCAACTTTACCAGGAAAAGGAAAAAAAGGCGTTGAAGGTTGGTACCTTCCTTTTACAGGTTCTTTAGTAAAAGAATCTATCGTAGTAACAAACAAAGAAGCTTACAATGGGGATTATTCTTTACAAATAAAGACCAACCCTAATGCAAGTGTATTGTATAAAGGGTTATTAAAGCACAATCCTATTAAGATAAAAAGCCCAGGAAGATATAAAATTTCATTTTGGGTGAAGGCATCAGATACCAATGCAAAAATCAAAATCGGTTCAATGATCTCTAAAGATGCTTTAGAGCAAACACTGAAAATGAACAAGCAAGGTAAGCCATTTAATTTGGGTGATACCAAACCCAAAGTGGTAGATCTTACCTTAAGTAAAGATTGGAAGCAGATTTCTCGTCAGGTTGTGGTTACTAAGAAAGATATTGAAGCAGGTTATGAGTATATCATTCCTACTTTATTAATGGGAGGTACTCCAAATGTCACTTTCTACATCGATGAATTTAGATTAGAATATGTAATGAAGAGCACTTCGAAATAG